Proteins from a single region of Sediminitomix flava:
- a CDS encoding alpha/beta fold hydrolase, with amino-acid sequence MTPTDQEIYFLSGTMCDDRLWEKVWNTLPENISPKYIDTTACHSFQEIDETIESALPQKKVTLVGFSMRGYAALRFAINFPDRLDKLILIASSAKGLDRDELKLRSQTIEYLKNHPYKGISILRVRQFLAPENQQNQEYADTIKAMDKSLGKEVLIRQLTATSERVSLEDELSKISIPVLLVGSDHDSLVKWSDLEEMNSKIPNAKLVKIEKAGHMIPLENAEQLSDELITFL; translated from the coding sequence ATGACTCCTACAGATCAAGAAATTTACTTTTTATCGGGTACGATGTGCGATGATCGTCTTTGGGAAAAAGTTTGGAATACGCTACCCGAAAATATTTCTCCAAAATACATAGACACAACCGCTTGTCACTCATTTCAAGAAATTGATGAAACAATAGAAAGTGCTTTACCTCAAAAGAAAGTAACCTTAGTCGGTTTTTCTATGAGAGGTTATGCCGCTTTACGTTTTGCCATAAATTTCCCAGACCGATTGGATAAATTAATTCTGATCGCCTCTTCTGCAAAAGGATTGGATCGTGATGAATTGAAACTCAGGTCACAGACCATTGAATATTTGAAGAATCACCCTTACAAAGGTATTTCAATATTGAGAGTAAGGCAGTTTTTAGCGCCCGAAAACCAACAAAACCAAGAATATGCTGACACGATCAAAGCGATGGATAAGAGCTTGGGAAAAGAGGTTTTGATCAGACAATTAACGGCTACTTCAGAACGAGTTTCATTGGAAGATGAGTTGAGTAAGATTTCAATACCTGTTCTTTTAGTTGGTAGTGATCATGATTCATTGGTCAAATGGAGTGATTTGGAAGAAATGAATTCAAAAATCCCAAATGCTAAATTGGTAAAAATTGAGAAAGCAGGACATATGATCCCGTTGGAAAATGCGGAACAGCTAAGCGATGAACTGATTACGTTTTTATAA
- a CDS encoding DNA gyrase/topoisomerase IV subunit A, with translation MYEDWFLDYASYVILERAVPSLEDGFKPVQRRIMHAMKELDDGRYNKVANIVGSAMQYHPHGDASIGDAIVNLGQKDLLIDTQGNWGDIRTGDSAAASRYIEARLSKFALDVVFNAKTTNWQLSYDGRKNEPINLPVKFPLLLAQGVEGIAVGLATKIMPHNFVELIKGSIDILRGKTVHLLPDFPTGGLADFSNYNEGLKGGKIRVRARIEVADSKTLLIKEIPYSTTTQSLIDSILKANDQGKIKIKKVIDNTAKDVEIEVQLATGQSPDVTIAALYAFTDCEVSISPNSCVIIEEKPHFMGVSEVLRQNTDNTVDLLTKELEIAKSELLEKILFSSLEKIFIENRIYRDIEECETWEEVLETIDRGLTPYKKSFYREITTDDIIRLTEIKIKRISKFDSFKADEQLKGLEEQLEDVNFNLDNIIDFAIDYFKELLKKYGKGRERKTEIATFDTITAAKVAANNAKLYVNFKEGFIGHGLKKSDGAEEVQECSDIDDILIFFKDGRYKVVKIQDKLFVGKNILHVEVFVKGDERKVFNAIYTDGDTKVTRAKRFNVLSVTREKEYNITKGSKGSKLLYFTANSNGEAEVVGVNLDPNETARIKSFEYDFADLDIKGRGSQGNILTKYKVKRVALKKEGVSTLPAIDIWFDEAVGLLNRDKNGKYLGKFRDEDQILVVYDTGEYELTNYELTNRYEVRKIMLLEKFRPNKVITAIHYNTTQRTYYVKRFHIETTTQGKRFIFINEEAASRLLLVTTQKAPIAEVSYKEGRKKAKAKVELKDYVEVKGWKAQGNKLPYEKGVEAELLTEDDPINDEDMMAKKQEAEIDQQREGGGGLGMF, from the coding sequence ATGTACGAAGATTGGTTTTTGGATTATGCTTCATATGTAATTTTGGAGAGGGCTGTACCTTCTCTTGAAGATGGTTTCAAGCCCGTACAACGCCGTATCATGCATGCCATGAAGGAGCTTGATGACGGACGTTATAACAAGGTAGCCAACATTGTGGGTAGTGCCATGCAGTACCATCCTCACGGTGATGCTTCCATTGGCGATGCAATTGTCAACTTGGGTCAGAAAGACCTTCTTATAGATACGCAAGGTAACTGGGGAGATATTCGTACTGGCGACAGTGCTGCAGCTTCCCGTTATATTGAAGCACGTTTATCTAAGTTTGCTCTAGATGTAGTTTTCAATGCTAAAACTACAAACTGGCAGCTTTCTTATGACGGACGTAAAAATGAACCGATCAATCTTCCTGTAAAATTCCCACTTCTGCTCGCGCAAGGAGTTGAAGGTATTGCGGTAGGTCTTGCTACCAAGATAATGCCTCACAACTTTGTGGAATTGATTAAAGGTTCGATTGATATTCTGAGAGGAAAAACGGTTCACCTACTTCCAGATTTCCCGACAGGTGGTTTGGCTGATTTCAGTAACTACAATGAAGGACTGAAAGGAGGAAAAATCAGAGTGAGAGCAAGAATTGAAGTGGCAGATAGCAAAACGCTTCTGATCAAAGAAATTCCTTACTCAACCACTACACAGTCATTGATTGACTCGATCTTGAAAGCCAACGACCAAGGTAAAATCAAGATCAAGAAAGTGATCGATAATACGGCTAAAGATGTAGAAATTGAAGTGCAGTTAGCCACAGGACAATCTCCAGATGTGACAATTGCAGCACTTTATGCTTTTACAGACTGTGAAGTTTCTATTTCTCCAAACTCTTGTGTGATTATTGAGGAAAAACCTCATTTCATGGGAGTGAGTGAGGTACTTCGTCAGAATACAGATAATACGGTAGATCTTCTGACCAAGGAGCTAGAGATTGCAAAGTCTGAGCTTCTAGAGAAAATCTTATTCTCTTCATTGGAGAAAATCTTTATCGAGAACCGTATCTATCGTGATATTGAAGAATGTGAAACTTGGGAAGAAGTACTAGAGACCATAGACAGAGGTCTGACTCCTTATAAGAAATCATTCTACAGAGAAATCACGACAGATGATATTATTCGTCTGACGGAAATCAAAATCAAGCGTATTTCCAAATTCGATTCATTCAAAGCTGATGAGCAATTGAAAGGATTGGAGGAACAGTTGGAAGATGTGAATTTCAATCTTGACAACATCATTGACTTTGCCATAGACTACTTCAAAGAGCTTTTAAAGAAGTATGGTAAAGGAAGAGAGCGTAAGACGGAAATTGCCACTTTTGATACGATCACGGCAGCTAAAGTAGCAGCAAATAATGCTAAGCTTTACGTCAACTTCAAAGAAGGATTTATCGGTCATGGACTGAAAAAATCTGACGGAGCAGAAGAAGTACAGGAGTGTTCTGATATTGATGATATCCTTATTTTCTTCAAAGATGGTCGTTACAAAGTTGTGAAGATTCAAGACAAGCTATTTGTTGGGAAAAACATTTTGCATGTTGAGGTCTTCGTGAAAGGTGATGAGCGTAAAGTCTTCAATGCGATCTACACTGACGGAGATACAAAAGTAACGAGAGCGAAGCGTTTCAATGTACTGAGTGTAACTCGTGAAAAAGAATACAATATCACCAAAGGTTCGAAAGGAAGTAAATTGCTTTACTTCACCGCAAACTCAAACGGTGAAGCTGAAGTAGTAGGTGTGAATCTTGATCCAAACGAAACAGCTCGCATAAAATCTTTTGAGTACGATTTCGCAGATTTGGATATCAAAGGTCGTGGTTCACAAGGAAATATCTTGACAAAATATAAAGTCAAGAGAGTAGCCTTGAAGAAGGAAGGCGTTTCTACACTTCCTGCCATTGACATTTGGTTTGATGAAGCTGTTGGCTTACTTAACAGAGATAAAAACGGTAAGTATTTAGGTAAATTCAGAGATGAAGACCAAATCTTAGTCGTTTATGATACAGGCGAATATGAATTGACAAATTACGAACTAACAAACCGATATGAGGTTCGTAAGATCATGCTTTTGGAGAAATTCAGGCCAAACAAAGTGATCACTGCAATTCACTATAACACGACTCAGCGCACTTATTATGTGAAGCGTTTCCATATCGAAACGACTACACAAGGCAAGCGTTTCATTTTTATCAATGAAGAAGCTGCATCTCGTTTGTTACTTGTAACTACACAGAAAGCACCAATTGCTGAAGTGTCTTACAAGGAAGGACGTAAAAAAGCTAAAGCAAAAGTTGAGCTGAAAGATTACGTAGAAGTAAAAGGCTGGAAAGCACAAGGAAATAAATTGCCATATGAAAAAGGTGTAGAAGCAGAATTGCTTACCGAAGATGATCCGATCAATGATGAGGATATGATGGCAAAAAAACAAGAAGCTGAAATTGACCAACAACGTGAAGGCGGTGGAGGTCTTGGAATGTTCTAA
- a CDS encoding DsbA family protein — protein sequence MLFDNNTFYLFTDPMCPWCYAISKELDVFLQKYPEFKLEVILGGLRRNDPSLITPEKGKAIEKSWERVTAMSGVKFGEDIFSELTKEHFTYNTEEACRAVVTFRELQPNKTFSFLEDVHELFFIHGKDLRDLDSYTPLLHKYKVDQITFAARYYSDEMRKITYDDYALSKQVGAKNFPTLTFMQNGELNALSTGYRLAVDLEKVMEKILNT from the coding sequence ATGTTATTTGACAACAACACCTTCTATCTCTTCACAGACCCTATGTGCCCTTGGTGCTATGCCATTAGTAAAGAATTGGATGTCTTTCTTCAGAAATATCCAGAATTCAAACTTGAAGTGATATTAGGTGGGCTTAGAAGAAACGACCCTTCACTCATTACTCCAGAAAAAGGAAAAGCTATAGAAAAAAGTTGGGAACGAGTGACGGCTATGAGTGGCGTTAAGTTTGGAGAAGATATTTTTTCAGAATTGACCAAAGAGCATTTTACATATAATACAGAAGAAGCGTGCAGAGCTGTGGTGACTTTCAGAGAGCTTCAGCCCAATAAAACATTTTCTTTTTTGGAGGATGTTCACGAACTCTTTTTTATTCATGGAAAGGATCTTCGGGATCTAGACAGTTATACACCTTTACTTCACAAATATAAAGTAGATCAAATCACATTTGCAGCGAGGTATTATAGTGATGAAATGCGTAAGATCACTTATGATGATTATGCGCTTTCAAAGCAAGTAGGTGCTAAAAACTTTCCAACTCTAACGTTTATGCAAAATGGAGAATTGAATGCTTTGAGTACAGGATATCGTTTGGCTGTAGATTTAGAGAAAGTGATGGAGAAAATTTTAAATACCTAA
- a CDS encoding FKBP-type peptidyl-prolyl cis-trans isomerase, whose product MKAEKNIVVTVTYVLKEDNKDGRFIEEADKSYPFSFIFGTEGVLPDFEKNLVGKEVGHKFSFGIPVDKAYGEILPDWAEVEVPKEAFGFQDAEEEEAMLKEGHVLPMLMEDGTQLQGRIYEVKKKSVMMDFNHDLAGLDLYFEGEIIDLREATAEELDYNPDEEAEQ is encoded by the coding sequence ATGAAAGCAGAAAAAAATATAGTAGTAACCGTAACTTATGTCTTAAAAGAAGACAATAAGGATGGTCGTTTTATTGAAGAAGCAGATAAAAGCTACCCATTTAGCTTCATCTTCGGAACGGAAGGTGTTCTTCCTGACTTTGAGAAAAATTTGGTAGGGAAAGAAGTAGGTCACAAATTCAGCTTTGGGATTCCTGTAGACAAAGCTTACGGTGAAATCTTACCTGATTGGGCTGAAGTAGAAGTTCCAAAAGAAGCATTCGGTTTCCAAGATGCTGAAGAAGAAGAAGCAATGCTTAAAGAAGGTCATGTTCTTCCTATGCTTATGGAAGACGGAACACAACTTCAAGGACGTATTTACGAAGTGAAAAAGAAAAGTGTAATGATGGACTTCAACCACGACTTGGCTGGTCTTGATTTATATTTTGAAGGCGAAATTATTGATTTGCGCGAAGCTACAGCCGAAGAACTGGATTACAATCCTGACGAAGAAGCTGAACAATAA
- a CDS encoding Lrp/AsnC family transcriptional regulator, whose product MEKHPEIDHVDIRILSELMKDAKTPYTEIAERIFVSGGTVHVRMKKMEKMGIVKGSTLDLDLSKLGYDITAFLGIYLEKSSLYEEVCEELKKVPEIVNLHYTTGDYSIFVRINCKDTNHLREVLHDKIQCIPGITRTDTMISLEEKFSRPLQITQEKDSAKV is encoded by the coding sequence ATGGAAAAACATCCAGAGATTGATCATGTAGATATTCGCATTCTTTCTGAGTTGATGAAAGATGCTAAAACGCCTTATACTGAGATTGCTGAGCGTATTTTTGTATCGGGAGGTACAGTCCACGTTCGTATGAAGAAGATGGAGAAGATGGGCATTGTGAAAGGCTCTACACTTGATCTCGACCTAAGTAAATTAGGTTATGATATCACCGCTTTCTTGGGGATTTATCTTGAAAAAAGCTCACTTTATGAAGAAGTTTGTGAAGAACTGAAGAAAGTTCCAGAAATTGTTAACCTTCATTATACAACAGGCGATTACAGTATTTTTGTAAGAATCAATTGTAAAGATACGAATCACCTTCGTGAGGTTCTTCATGATAAAATTCAATGTATTCCTGGTATTACTCGTACTGATACTATGATTTCATTGGAGGAGAAGTTTAGTAGACCTCTTCAAATTACTCAAGAGAAGGATAGTGCGAAAGTATAA
- a CDS encoding DNA-3-methyladenine glycosylase encodes MEELSEYILAYFSKADKGESVQQFFEQIAEKLLNQILLSTPNHLFRMKEIEFYLHSAEHPDAATHCFKQQLAFRKWYFHRTQKGTGFRGGNYKGLDICFGDTDKEIYFGILIRAIEEVGQGGNELTYTYGPSKTVDRLLESTESSIPNLDGGDISTNDTLSLISHDLKPLQIFACPRKGLPKSTPQEYQNSYYRFFIDPKKQHAEKEKRIIPSWLATGYLEKEEILKVFGRKNLPKNSK; translated from the coding sequence ATGGAGGAACTAAGTGAATATATTTTAGCCTATTTCTCAAAAGCGGATAAAGGTGAAAGTGTACAACAGTTTTTTGAACAGATAGCTGAAAAACTTCTCAATCAAATACTTCTTTCTACACCAAATCATCTTTTTCGGATGAAGGAAATTGAATTTTATCTTCATTCAGCAGAACACCCTGATGCAGCTACGCATTGTTTTAAGCAGCAATTGGCGTTTCGTAAATGGTACTTTCATCGAACCCAAAAAGGAACAGGTTTCAGAGGTGGTAATTATAAAGGTTTAGATATCTGTTTTGGAGATACAGACAAAGAAATTTACTTCGGGATATTGATTAGGGCTATTGAAGAAGTTGGTCAAGGTGGAAATGAACTGACTTATACCTACGGGCCTTCTAAAACTGTGGATCGGTTGCTTGAAAGTACAGAATCAAGTATTCCTAATTTAGATGGGGGAGATATATCAACCAATGATACATTGAGCTTGATATCTCATGACTTAAAGCCCTTACAGATTTTTGCCTGTCCACGAAAAGGTTTGCCGAAATCTACACCCCAAGAGTATCAAAATTCGTATTATCGCTTTTTTATAGATCCTAAAAAGCAGCATGCGGAGAAAGAGAAGCGCATAATTCCGTCTTGGTTGGCTACAGGATATTTAGAAAAAGAAGAGATTTTAAAAGTTTTTGGAAGAAAAAATCTGCCGAAAAACTCAAAATAG
- a CDS encoding glycosyltransferase family A protein, whose translation MTNLYLERYAWQKKMLDEAVPSNLGQVVVIPCFNEPSILDTLQSLFECSPTEKITEILLVINQSENSPLSVKTQNQITLEESRKWIFQKNKERNDLQFHIIWANDLPKKHAGVGLARKIGMDEAIRRLSMKGNESAPIISLDADCLVEKNYLQAIEQHFQKNPKTPACTIHFEHPVTGHKLEKYNKAICAYELHLRYYVQGLRFANYPFAYMTIGSAFAVRSDIYQKQSGMNRKKGGEDFYFLHKIIPLGEFTDLVTTKVIPSTRISDRVPFGTGKAIDDQLQNETSNLLSHNPSIFKELKFFLEKAPLLYTSDYDWKSLPQATVAFLETNDFQNVLKRLLRESPTKISFRQKFFWWFDGFRVLKYTHFLRDHQYPQKDVFCASQTLASWIGTDLNLNHFELLYFYRNEYQKGDYVTELSD comes from the coding sequence ATGACAAACTTGTATCTTGAACGTTATGCTTGGCAGAAAAAAATGTTGGATGAAGCTGTTCCTTCAAATTTAGGACAAGTAGTTGTTATTCCTTGTTTTAACGAACCTTCGATACTTGATACCTTACAATCTCTATTTGAATGTTCTCCTACAGAAAAAATAACGGAAATTCTTCTTGTCATTAATCAGTCAGAGAATTCACCGCTAAGCGTAAAAACTCAAAATCAAATAACCTTAGAGGAATCACGTAAATGGATATTTCAAAAAAATAAAGAAAGAAATGATTTACAATTTCATATCATTTGGGCTAATGACCTCCCTAAAAAACATGCAGGAGTAGGACTTGCTCGAAAGATTGGAATGGATGAAGCTATAAGGCGTTTATCGATGAAAGGAAATGAAAGTGCACCTATTATCTCACTTGACGCTGATTGTTTGGTTGAAAAAAACTATCTCCAAGCAATAGAACAGCATTTTCAAAAAAATCCGAAAACACCAGCTTGTACAATTCATTTTGAACACCCCGTTACAGGTCATAAACTTGAAAAATATAACAAAGCAATCTGCGCCTATGAACTTCACCTTAGGTACTACGTACAAGGTTTACGTTTTGCTAATTACCCTTTTGCATATATGACTATCGGCTCTGCTTTTGCCGTAAGGTCTGATATTTACCAAAAACAAAGTGGAATGAACCGAAAAAAGGGCGGTGAAGACTTCTATTTTTTGCATAAAATAATCCCACTCGGAGAATTCACAGATTTAGTAACGACAAAGGTAATTCCATCAACTAGAATCTCTGATAGAGTACCATTCGGAACAGGAAAGGCTATTGATGATCAATTACAAAATGAGACCTCAAATCTTTTATCTCATAATCCTTCGATATTTAAAGAATTGAAGTTCTTTTTAGAAAAAGCACCTCTCCTATATACTTCAGACTATGATTGGAAATCTTTACCTCAAGCGACTGTTGCTTTTTTAGAAACAAATGATTTTCAAAATGTACTGAAAAGACTATTAAGAGAGTCTCCAACTAAAATTTCTTTCCGACAAAAATTCTTCTGGTGGTTTGATGGCTTTAGAGTTTTGAAATACACTCACTTTTTAAGAGATCATCAGTATCCTCAGAAAGACGTATTCTGTGCATCCCAAACTTTAGCAAGTTGGATAGGGACAGACTTAAACTTGAATCATTTTGAATTACTTTATTTTTATAGAAATGAGTATCAAAAAGGAGATTATGTAACTGAGCTTTCAGATTGA
- a CDS encoding amino acid permease — translation MEKLKFKTNGKNRKEPQTLENKGGFGTIAVFLTSISTILGAILFLRFGYAVGHLSFWGCMMLILLGHTVTIPTALSISEIATNQKVQGGGVYYIISRSFGFQIGGAIGIALYLSQAISTAFYIIAFAEAFNPVLDYMMQEWNIYIYDLRLISIPSTVLLTALVLLRGASLGIQTLYIVVAALFFSLVLFFGGGTEYNQLNVPNLTAHIVNPDSFFHVFAICFPAFTGMAAGVGLSGDLKNPSRSIPLGTMLATIAGMLIYMLVAYKLTLSASPTDLAEDEMIMSKIALWGPIIPIGLGAAAFSSAIGSILVAPRTLQAIAEDKIFPLPNFNAALSKTDKRSNEPFNANLVSAVIALIFVLMGDIDVVAQIITMFFMVTYGAICMISFLEHFASDPSYRPVFRSKWFISCLGAVSCVYLMFKISVFYALSSIVFMTIIYQIIGYTRENKQGLSNIFQGVIFQLSRQFRVFLQKAETEEVEAEHWRPSIVCISDNTFKRLSAFSMVTWLSHKYGFGTYIHILKGYLSRETHEQSEEILSRLIKLSDSSGSRVYLDTLVTPSFTSAIAQVIQLPGISGKENNMILFEFSKSNPDKLNDILDNFKLITATNFDTCILASAERNFGYRQEIHIWLTPKDFDNANLMILLGFIILGHPEWRDAKIKLMVLFPENDLSVQQDNIENLIAEGRLPINKNNIFMIPRSEDVESKAIINERSNDADLTILGIRGEAVKHKGEDLFLGYDLIGDILFVHTNKEKVIQ, via the coding sequence TTGGAAAAACTAAAATTTAAAACAAACGGTAAGAATCGAAAAGAACCTCAGACTTTAGAAAATAAAGGTGGGTTTGGTACTATTGCTGTTTTCTTGACTTCAATCAGTACGATTCTGGGAGCGATTCTTTTCCTACGTTTTGGTTATGCGGTAGGGCATTTGAGTTTTTGGGGATGTATGATGCTGATTTTATTGGGGCATACTGTAACTATCCCTACAGCATTATCAATTTCTGAAATTGCAACCAATCAGAAAGTACAAGGTGGAGGAGTCTACTATATTATTTCTCGTTCTTTTGGTTTTCAGATTGGGGGAGCAATTGGTATAGCGCTTTACTTGTCTCAAGCGATTAGTACCGCATTTTATATTATCGCATTTGCCGAAGCATTCAATCCTGTGCTTGACTACATGATGCAGGAATGGAATATTTATATATATGATTTGAGGCTAATTAGTATTCCTTCTACGGTATTATTAACAGCTTTGGTATTACTTAGAGGGGCATCTCTAGGTATTCAAACCTTATATATTGTTGTAGCAGCATTGTTTTTCTCATTGGTATTGTTCTTTGGTGGAGGGACTGAGTATAACCAACTCAATGTGCCAAACCTTACCGCACATATCGTTAATCCAGATTCCTTTTTCCATGTTTTTGCTATCTGTTTCCCTGCTTTTACAGGGATGGCAGCAGGGGTAGGGCTTTCTGGAGATTTGAAAAATCCTAGTAGATCAATTCCTCTAGGGACTATGCTCGCAACGATTGCAGGTATGCTTATTTATATGTTGGTAGCTTATAAATTAACCTTGTCTGCATCGCCAACGGATTTGGCAGAAGATGAAATGATTATGTCAAAGATTGCGCTTTGGGGACCAATTATACCTATCGGGCTTGGAGCAGCAGCATTTTCATCAGCGATTGGTTCTATCTTGGTTGCGCCTCGTACGCTACAGGCAATTGCTGAAGATAAGATATTTCCACTGCCCAACTTCAATGCAGCTCTTTCAAAAACAGATAAACGTTCAAATGAGCCTTTCAATGCGAATTTAGTTTCAGCAGTGATAGCACTTATTTTTGTGTTGATGGGGGATATAGATGTTGTAGCTCAGATTATTACCATGTTCTTTATGGTGACTTATGGTGCTATTTGTATGATCTCATTCTTAGAGCACTTTGCTTCAGACCCATCATATCGTCCTGTATTCCGATCTAAATGGTTTATTTCCTGTTTAGGAGCCGTTTCTTGTGTATATCTGATGTTCAAAATTAGTGTATTCTATGCGCTATCTTCGATTGTCTTTATGACAATCATCTACCAAATTATTGGTTATACAAGAGAGAATAAACAAGGACTATCTAATATTTTCCAAGGTGTAATATTCCAATTGAGTCGACAGTTCAGGGTATTTCTTCAGAAGGCAGAAACAGAAGAAGTTGAGGCAGAACATTGGCGTCCGTCTATTGTGTGTATTTCAGATAATACATTCAAAAGATTATCTGCATTCTCAATGGTGACATGGCTTTCTCATAAATATGGTTTTGGTACTTACATTCATATTTTGAAAGGTTATTTATCTAGAGAAACTCATGAACAGTCCGAGGAAATTTTGAGCAGGTTGATTAAGCTTTCAGATTCATCGGGGAGTAGGGTTTATTTGGATACGCTAGTTACACCATCTTTCACATCAGCTATTGCTCAAGTAATTCAATTACCGGGTATTTCGGGTAAAGAGAATAATATGATTCTATTTGAATTCTCTAAAAGTAACCCTGATAAACTCAATGATATCTTAGATAACTTTAAGTTGATTACGGCTACAAACTTTGATACTTGTATTTTGGCAAGTGCAGAGCGAAACTTTGGGTACAGACAAGAAATTCACATTTGGTTGACTCCTAAGGATTTTGATAATGCTAACCTGATGATTCTTCTAGGATTTATCATTTTAGGTCACCCAGAATGGAGAGATGCTAAAATTAAATTGATGGTATTATTCCCTGAGAATGATCTTTCTGTACAACAAGATAATATCGAAAATTTGATTGCAGAAGGACGTCTGCCAATCAATAAGAATAATATTTTTATGATTCCGAGAAGTGAAGATGTGGAATCGAAAGCTATAATTAATGAGCGTTCTAATGATGCAGATTTGACAATTTTAGGAATCAGAGGAGAAGCAGTGAAGCATAAAGGAGAAGACCTATTCTTAGGATATGACCTTATTGGAGATATTCTATTTGTGCATACCAACAAAGAAAAAGTTATTCAGTAA
- a CDS encoding pimeloyl-ACP methyl esterase BioG family protein → MKLHWINKASNTHLLVFFSGWGLDEKPFQPITSESVDVLMVYDYRELDQVEELYEILNTYEEKTLLAWSMGVWHGSYLLQELQEQFPVRIALNGTPYPVHDQWGIPPLFFQRTIEVFDEETRGKFFKRMCGDRATMMKFVNYPPERDLQEQRDELIYIWQRTKENPPVRDFYTHSITCDRDFIFPYQSQTEYWDLANKTFSRDIEGSHFPFYRWNTWDEMIVSLQEDITQFNAS, encoded by the coding sequence GTGAAACTTCATTGGATCAACAAAGCATCAAATACTCATTTATTGGTATTCTTTAGTGGCTGGGGGCTTGATGAAAAGCCTTTTCAACCAATTACTTCAGAATCTGTGGATGTTCTGATGGTATATGATTATAGAGAATTGGATCAAGTAGAAGAATTATATGAAATTCTGAATACTTATGAGGAAAAGACTCTTCTAGCATGGTCTATGGGGGTTTGGCATGGTTCATATCTACTTCAAGAACTTCAAGAACAATTTCCAGTCCGAATCGCATTGAATGGAACACCTTACCCTGTTCATGATCAATGGGGGATACCTCCTTTATTTTTCCAAAGAACAATAGAAGTTTTTGATGAAGAAACTCGTGGGAAATTCTTCAAGCGTATGTGTGGTGACCGAGCGACAATGATGAAGTTTGTGAATTATCCACCAGAAAGAGATTTGCAGGAACAAAGGGACGAGCTTATTTATATTTGGCAGCGTACCAAGGAAAATCCACCTGTAAGAGATTTCTACACGCATTCAATTACTTGTGATCGAGATTTTATTTTCCCTTATCAAAGTCAAACAGAATATTGGGATTTAGCTAATAAGACTTTTTCTAGAGATATAGAAGGCTCACATTTTCCATTTTACAGATGGAATACTTGGGATGAAATGATCGTGTCTCTACAAGAAGATATAACACAATTCAATGCTTCTTAA